One segment of Candidatus Cybelea sp. DNA contains the following:
- the rsmH gene encoding 16S rRNA (cytosine(1402)-N(4))-methyltransferase RsmH has product MLDHVSVLLAPAVDLLQIRPGGIYVDATFGAGGHTRAMLARLSEGRVVALDTDPRVARLAEAAGDARLTFVRANFRELDSVLDRCAIGLVDGVLFDLGVSSMQFDDPGRGFSLNAFAPIDMRMNPALGRSAYEVLATASERDLADIFFQYGEERAARRIARAIVSRRASGALPSTTSEFAALVAGVVQQPGRRERIHPATRVFQALRIAVNDELDALRDGLGAAIGRLRAGGRVVAISFHSLEDRIVKRTFRDDERLEVVTRRPLRPDESELRDNPRSRSAKLRAAQKKAS; this is encoded by the coding sequence ATGCTAGATCACGTTTCCGTCCTGCTTGCGCCGGCCGTGGATCTGCTCCAGATTCGTCCCGGCGGTATCTACGTAGACGCAACGTTCGGTGCCGGTGGCCACACCCGTGCGATGCTCGCGAGGCTCTCCGAGGGACGCGTAGTGGCACTCGATACGGATCCGCGCGTCGCCCGTTTGGCGGAGGCGGCCGGCGATGCTCGCCTGACCTTCGTCCGCGCGAACTTTCGCGAACTCGATTCGGTGCTCGATCGCTGCGCGATCGGACTGGTGGACGGCGTTCTCTTCGATTTGGGAGTCTCGTCGATGCAGTTTGACGATCCGGGTCGCGGATTCTCGCTCAACGCTTTCGCCCCCATCGACATGCGGATGAATCCGGCGCTGGGGCGCAGCGCCTACGAGGTTCTCGCTACGGCCAGCGAGCGTGACCTGGCCGACATCTTCTTTCAGTACGGGGAGGAACGCGCCGCGCGCCGCATTGCGCGCGCGATCGTCAGCCGCCGCGCGAGCGGTGCGTTGCCGAGCACGACCTCCGAGTTTGCCGCGCTGGTCGCCGGCGTTGTCCAGCAACCGGGAAGGCGCGAGCGAATACATCCGGCTACCCGAGTTTTTCAAGCGTTGCGCATCGCCGTCAACGACGAGCTCGACGCGTTGCGCGACGGGCTCGGCGCAGCCATCGGACGGCTTCGCGCCGGCGGCCGCGTCGTGGCGATCAGCTTTCACTCACTCGAAGACCGCATCGTGAAGCGAACGTTCCGCGACGACGAGCGTCTGGAAGTCGTCACGCGGCGGCCGCTGCGTCCCGATGAATCCGAACTCCGCGATAATCCCCGCTCCCGCAGCGCCAAGCTGCGCGCCGCCCAAAAGAAGGCAAGCTAA